Genomic window (Vibrio coralliirubri):
GAGGCTTTGTCGCCGGGGATCATATAGCCTCTCATATGACCAATCTAGAAATGGAGTATCGCTACTCGATTTCTGGCTCATCGATCAATTTCCTAAACAACGTGTCTGTGGTCGGGTTAACCGGTGTCGGCAAAGTATTTGGCGAGAGACTCAACCCGAAAGACCCATACCATAGCTTTGATGATGGTGACCTTTTATCAATGGTTGGATTTGGTTTGCGTTATCGCCTAATGCGTCAAGAGCGCATCAATGTTCGCATGGACTTCACCTACAACAGTGAAGATGAAGTGTTGGCGTATTTTAGCTTGGGCGAAAATATTTAGCTCTCACCAACGACTATCACATCAAGCCTGTCGCGATCCTGAAGTGACCCCGTAAAGTTGGACATTTCTGTTAAGCGGCTTTCAAGGCCTGAGTTCGATATTCTATCGGAGTCAGGCCTTTTAGTTTCACTTTTATACGTTTGGTATTGTAGTACTCGATGTATTCTTTAATCTGCTCTATCAGAGCATCTGCATCTTCAAAGCTTTGGTTGTGATACATCTCGGTTTTGAGTAAAGCAAAAAAGTTTTCAGCAACAGCATTATCCAAGCAGTTACCTTTTCTCGACATGCTTTGCGTTAACCCACTCTCCGCTACCTTTTTCTGATACTGTCGATGGCGATATTGCCAACCTTGATCGCTATGTATAATTGGCTTTGAGTTGGGTTTAAGCGTTGATATAGCTTCCGTCAGCATATCTGTGACAAGCGGCAAGCAGGCATTTTTGGCCACTCTATAAGCAACCACCTCCTGAGTAAACAAGTCGACAACGGGAGATAAGTATACTTTCTGCTCTTTGACTTTGAACTCCGTGACATCAGTTACCCACTTTTCATCGGGTTGAGTCGCACTAAAATCTCTTTCAAGAACGTTGGGAGCAGCTTTTCCTGACTCTCCTCGGTATGAACGATACTTTTTAATCCTGACCGTCGATTTAAGGTTGAGCTGAGCCATAAGCCTTTGAACCGTTTTGTGATTAAGCACGAACCCCTGATTCTTTAGTTCCAAGTGAATACGGCGGTAGCCGTATCGCCCCTTATGTTCATGA
Coding sequences:
- a CDS encoding IS3 family transposase → MALTLKGKYPLKHLLHTLQLAKSVFYYQAQTSKRQNSYERELRLIKSIYHEHKGRYGYRRIHLELKNQGFVLNHKTVQRLMAQLNLKSTVRIKKYRSYRGESGKAAPNVLERDFSATQPDEKWVTDVTEFKVKEQKVYLSPVVDLFTQEVVAYRVAKNACLPLVTDMLTEAISTLKPNSKPIIHSDQGWQYRHRQYQKKVAESGLTQSMSRKGNCLDNAVAENFFALLKTEMYHNQSFEDADALIEQIKEYIEYYNTKRIKVKLKGLTPIEYRTQALKAA